The following are encoded in a window of Fusarium oxysporum f. sp. lycopersici 4287 chromosome 5, whole genome shotgun sequence genomic DNA:
- a CDS encoding hypothetical protein (At least one base has a quality score < 10) — protein MPLTPGFPQAKETVKVDVACPKPNEESMVSDDGPVFRATLKALEQKTGNMRTQMKKVLKKAEHAHSCQIEANDAFTAFVDALREAAATNANAVQPALTHYFDKIAREILSYERQNTYNLQKIIIEPVTKLYQVDIKQAESKKRDFEEESKDYYAYVSRYLGQRQDSVKAKKLAEADSKYQNKRRNFELKRFDYSSFMQDLHGGRKEQEVLSHLTRFADAQTRGFMATAKKIEVLLPQLEALSNEVQEADKEYQYQRREREEKRRLLEKSNTPYKEPEQNSTASNTPVGSATNGNTGNTSDSDLGRADSTGSQLNAGSVNVPSGVELSRSPGSLGQTGVGSPAAASKFKGIRDLEERDNMPSAVTHRKEGLLWALNRPGGHVDPRNLNKQGWHKFWIVLDQGKLSEYSNWKQKLDLHIDPIDLRMASVREARNAERRFCFEVITPSFKRVYQATSEEDMNSWITAINNALQSAMEGRSYQGKPTSSNGDSSLRRDIGSVLTGKTQSLSHGNHHSTANTGIPSRRITVGARPSAVRTSSSGYDENPDRVLQMVRDNDQGNLWCADCGSGSKVEWVSINLGIILCIECSGIHRSLGTHISKVRSLTLDIKSFTIDIVELLLLIGNRVSNMIWEAKLDQSLKPTAQASREQRLRFITSKYVDRLFVEPISPTLSRYGTADETLLAAIKKNEIQQVLYALALKANPNTVDKMRGTHAVWLALAAADPAAPSPGTPHTVTDAEAKAVPFPVAELLVQNGAEIPATMPAFPLGRFAQIYVEQKRGRTVIEGSMDAVPSLPSNMSPAERLQREKEARLQKRVSTGGRLARSPIPER, from the exons ATGCCCCTTACACCAGGCTTCCCACAGGCCAAAGAGACTGTCAAAGTTGACGTAGCTTGTCCCAAGCCGAACGAGGAATCCATGGTCAGCGATGACGGTCCCGTCTTTCGGGCTACCCTCAAAGCCCTTGAGCAAAAGACAGGCAACATGAGGACAcagatgaagaaggttcTGAAGAAAGCAGAACATGCGCATTCTTGTCAGATTGAAGCCAACGATGCTTTCACCGCGTTCGTGGATGCTTTGCGAGAAGCTGCAGCAACCAATGCCAACGCCGTTCAACCTGCTTTGACACATTACTTTGATAAGATTGCCAGGGAAATCTTATCGTATGAGCGACAAAACACTTATAACCTACAGAAGATCATTATTGAACCCGTAACCAAATTATACCAAGTGGACATCAAACAAGCCGAGTCGAAGAAGCGAGACTTCGAGGAGGAAAGCAAGGATTATTATGCATACGTATCGCGTTATTTGGGACAGCGTCAGGATTCGGTCAAGGCGAAGAAGCTTGCGGAAGCCGATTCCAAATACCAAAACAAGCGACGAAACTTTGAGCTTAAACGATTTGACTACTCTAGTTTCATGCAGGACCTCCACGGCGGCCGCAAGGAACAGGAGGTTCTGTCTCACCTGACAAGGTTCGCTGATGCTCAGACACGAGGTTTTATGGCTACTGCGAAGAAGATTGAGGTTCTTCTACCCCAATTGGAAGCTTTGTCCAACGAAGTTCAAGAGGCCGACAAGGAATATCAGTATCAGCGAAGAGAGCGTGAGGAAAAGAGACGCCTTCTTGAAAAGAGCAACACACCGTACAAGGAACCCGAACAAAATAGCACTGCAAGCAATACGCCCGTCGGCTCCGCCACCAACGGCAATACAGGCAATACCTCGGATTCAGATTTGGGCCGTGCTGACAGCACCGGGTCTCAGCTCAATGCCGGATCAGTGAATGTTCCATCAGGTGTGGAGTTATCCAGATCTCCAGGTAGTCTTGGTCAGACAGGTGTTGGAAGTCCTGCAGCTGCTTCCAAGTTCAAGGGTATTCGGGATCTTGAGGAGCGAGATAACATGCCATCTGCCGTCACTCACCGGAAGGAAGGCCTTCTGTGGGCTCTCAATAGACCGGGAGGACATGTTGACCCTCGTAATTTGAACAAACAGGGCTGGCACAA ATTCTGGATCGTTCTGGACCAGGGAAAGCTGTCAGAGTACAGTAACTGGAAGCAGAAACTTGATCTCCACATTGACCCTATCGATCTTCGTATGGCATCTGTTCGAGAAGCCCGTAATGCGGAGCGGCGATTCTGCTTCGAAGTCATTACCCCTAGTTTCAAACGAGTGTACCAGGCGACCTCTGAAGAGGACATGAATAGTTGGATCACAGCTATAAACAATGCTTTACAGAGCGCCATGGAAGGACGCAGCTATCAAGGGAAGCCAACTTCATCAAATGGCGATTCTTCCCTAAGAAGAGATATTGGCTCTGTGCTCACAGGAAAGACACAATCGCTGAGCCACGGAAATCATCATAGCACCGCCAATACTGGAATACCGAGCCGAAGGATAACCGTTGGTGCGCGACCAAGCGCAGTCAGAACCTCCAGCTCTGGGTATGACGAGAACCCTGACAGGGTGCTCCAGATGGTCCGAGACAACGATCAAGGCAACTTGTGGTGCGCCGATTGCGGTTCAGGATCCAAGGTTGAGTGGGTATCGATCAATCTGGGCATTATTCTTTGCATCGAGTGTAGTGGCATTCACCGATCACTCGGAACCCATATTAGCAAGGTGCGGTCTTTGACGCTGGACATCAAGTCCTTCACCATTGATATTGTCGAGCTTCTACTGCTAATCGGGAATCGGGTATCGAACATGATTTGGGAGGCGAAGCTTGACCAGTCGCTGAAGCCAACGGCACAGGCAAGCCGAGAACAGCGACTCCGGTTCATCACATCAAAGTATGTAGATCGTTTGTTCGTCGAACCCATTTCGCCCACGCTGTCACGATACGGGACAGCAGACGAGACACTCTTGGCAGCCATTAAGAAGAATGAGATACAGCAAGTACTCTATGCGTTGGCGCTAAAGGCAAATCCCAACACAGTTGACAAAATGAGGGGCACACATGCTGTATGGCTCGCCCTGGCCGCTGCAGATCCAGCAGCTCCCTCACCGGGAACTCCACACACGGTAACCGATGCGGAAGCAAAAGCTGTGCCGTTCCCTGTGGCCGAGCTATTGGTTCAGAATGGAGCCGAGATTCCTGCAACTATGCCAGCGTTTCCCCTGGGCCGCTTCGCCCAAATCTATGTTGAGCAGAAGCGTGGCCGTACGGTCATCGAAGGGTCGATGGATGCAGTGCCCTCATTACCTAGTAACATGAGCCCAGCCGAGAGGCTTCAGCGAGAGAAAGAAGCCAGGCTACAGAAGCGAGTCAGCACAGGGGGCAGGTTGGCCAGATCTCCCATCCCTGAGAGATAG
- a CDS encoding hypothetical protein (At least one base has a quality score < 10): MGIVSSKPEEGPALYLRDQNRLSISSLVVTNPRKRTSVNIVPNAFPATRVSAQRPLGDTSPVEFVQDPDISNPTAPPNFLVKLSNDDELIFSFTFVMRQAQLAQPATSSEPASAPIDTSISGLTYVYASNLKEVENLVTREFHADPNLHRNANVALVGDYTTGGSPSVSFEWTWKWKPPKPTEDKGGGWRNSCSFVEYDPRAHRLHTLASFSYFVAGTNPRDALYPSSAHAFSGTPASLSHPNSPSPPFLLASPPKIRVASSQSVDSRITAPDIIDEPVSPLIPTAEMPLTPGFPQAKETVKVDVACPKPNEESMVSDDGPVFRATLKALEQKTGNMRTQMKKVLKKAEHAHSCQIEANDAFTAFVDALREAAATNANAVQPALTHYFDKIAREILSYERQNTYNLQKIIIEPVTKLYQVDIKQAESKKRDFEEESKDYYAYVSRYLGQRQDSVKAKKLAEADSKYQNKRRNFELKRFDYSSFMQDLHGGRKEQEVLSHLTRFADAQTRGFMATAKKIEVLLPQLEALSNEVQEADKEYQYQRREREEKRRLLEKSNTPYKEPEQNSTASNTPVGSATNGNTGNTSDSDLGRADSTGSQLNAGSVNVPSGVELSRSPGSLGQTGVGSPAAASKFKGIRDLEERDNMPSAVTHRKEGLLWALNRPGGHVDPRNLNKQGWHKFWIVLDQGKLSEYSNWKQKLDLHIDPIDLRMASVREARNAERRFCFEVITPSFKRVYQATSEEDMNSWITAINNALQSAMEGRSYQGKPTSSNGDSSLRRDIGSVLTGKTQSLSHGNHHSTANTGIPSRRITVGARPSAVRTSSSGYDENPDRVLQMVRDNDQGNLWCADCGSGSKVEWVSINLGIILCIECSGIHRSLGTHISKVRSLTLDIKSFTIDIVELLLLIGNRVSNMIWEAKLDQSLKPTAQASREQRLRFITSKYVDRLFVEPISPTLSRYGTADETLLAAIKKNEIQQVLYALALKANPNTVDKMRGTHAVWLALAAADPAAPSPGTPHTVTDAEAKAVPFPVAELLVQNGAEIPATMPAFPLGRFAQIYVEQKRGRTVIEGSMDAVPSLPSNMSPAERLQREKEARLQKRVSTGGRLARSPIPER, translated from the exons ATGGGCATCGTCAGCAGCAAGCCCGAGGAGGGGCCTGCTCTCTACTTGAGAGACCAGAATAGAT TGAGCATATCCTCTTTAGTCGTCACAAACCCACGGAAGCGCACTTCTGTAAACATCGTTCCCAATGCCTTTCCTGCTACTAGAGTTTCTGCCCAGAGACCTCTCGGCGACACATCTCCTGTAGAGTTCGTCCAG GATCCTGATATTTCAAATCCAACAGCACCACCGAACTTCTTAGTCAAGCTCAGCAACGATGACGAGCTCATATTTTCCTTCACATTCGTTATGCGCCAGGCGCAGCTTGCGCAACCAGCCACTTCCTCTGAACCAGCATCCGCTCCAATTGATACCAGTATATCGGGCCTTACCTACGTCTACGCCTCGAATCTGAAAGAAGTCGAGAACTTGGTGACCCGAGAGTTTCATGCCGACCCAAATCTACATAGAAATGCCAACGTAGCATTGGTCGGCGATTATACTACAGGAGGAAGCCCGTCGGTATCGTTCGAATGGACATGGAAATGGAAGCCCCCGAAGCCTACTGAGGATAAGGGTGGCGGCTGGAGGAACTCGTGCAGC TTTGTCGAGTATGACCCTCGAGCTCACCGACTGCACACGCTAGCTAGTTTCTCCTACTTCGTTGCAGGTACTAACCCTCGAGATGCTCTTTATCCCTCATCTGCTCATGCTTTTTCAGGCACACCCGCGTCTTTGAGCCATCCAAATTCACCATCGCCCCCTTTCCTCCTGGCATCTCCGCCTAAGATTCGCGTTGCCTCGTCCCAATCAGTCGACTCTCGTATCACCGCTCCTGATATCATAGATGAGCCTGTTTCGCCTCTTATTCCTACAGCTGAAATGCCCCTTACACCAGGCTTCCCACAGGCCAAAGAGACTGTCAAAGTTGACGTAGCTTGTCCCAAGCCGAACGAGGAATCCATGGTCAGCGATGACGGTCCCGTCTTTCGGGCTACCCTCAAAGCCCTTGAGCAAAAGACAGGCAACATGAGGACAcagatgaagaaggttcTGAAGAAAGCAGAACATGCGCATTCTTGTCAGATTGAAGCCAACGATGCTTTCACCGCGTTCGTGGATGCTTTGCGAGAAGCTGCAGCAACCAATGCCAACGCCGTTCAACCTGCTTTGACACATTACTTTGATAAGATTGCCAGGGAAATCTTATCGTATGAGCGACAAAACACTTATAACCTACAGAAGATCATTATTGAACCCGTAACCAAATTATACCAAGTGGACATCAAACAAGCCGAGTCGAAGAAGCGAGACTTCGAGGAGGAAAGCAAGGATTATTATGCATACGTATCGCGTTATTTGGGACAGCGTCAGGATTCGGTCAAGGCGAAGAAGCTTGCGGAAGCCGATTCCAAATACCAAAACAAGCGACGAAACTTTGAGCTTAAACGATTTGACTACTCTAGTTTCATGCAGGACCTCCACGGCGGCCGCAAGGAACAGGAGGTTCTGTCTCACCTGACAAGGTTCGCTGATGCTCAGACACGAGGTTTTATGGCTACTGCGAAGAAGATTGAGGTTCTTCTACCCCAATTGGAAGCTTTGTCCAACGAAGTTCAAGAGGCCGACAAGGAATATCAGTATCAGCGAAGAGAGCGTGAGGAAAAGAGACGCCTTCTTGAAAAGAGCAACACACCGTACAAGGAACCCGAACAAAATAGCACTGCAAGCAATACGCCCGTCGGCTCCGCCACCAACGGCAATACAGGCAATACCTCGGATTCAGATTTGGGCCGTGCTGACAGCACCGGGTCTCAGCTCAATGCCGGATCAGTGAATGTTCCATCAGGTGTGGAGTTATCCAGATCTCCAGGTAGTCTTGGTCAGACAGGTGTTGGAAGTCCTGCAGCTGCTTCCAAGTTCAAGGGTATTCGGGATCTTGAGGAGCGAGATAACATGCCATCTGCCGTCACTCACCGGAAGGAAGGCCTTCTGTGGGCTCTCAATAGACCGGGAGGACATGTTGACCCTCGTAATTTGAACAAACAGGGCTGGCACAA ATTCTGGATCGTTCTGGACCAGGGAAAGCTGTCAGAGTACAGTAACTGGAAGCAGAAACTTGATCTCCACATTGACCCTATCGATCTTCGTATGGCATCTGTTCGAGAAGCCCGTAATGCGGAGCGGCGATTCTGCTTCGAAGTCATTACCCCTAGTTTCAAACGAGTGTACCAGGCGACCTCTGAAGAGGACATGAATAGTTGGATCACAGCTATAAACAATGCTTTACAGAGCGCCATGGAAGGACGCAGCTATCAAGGGAAGCCAACTTCATCAAATGGCGATTCTTCCCTAAGAAGAGATATTGGCTCTGTGCTCACAGGAAAGACACAATCGCTGAGCCACGGAAATCATCATAGCACCGCCAATACTGGAATACCGAGCCGAAGGATAACCGTTGGTGCGCGACCAAGCGCAGTCAGAACCTCCAGCTCTGGGTATGACGAGAACCCTGACAGGGTGCTCCAGATGGTCCGAGACAACGATCAAGGCAACTTGTGGTGCGCCGATTGCGGTTCAGGATCCAAGGTTGAGTGGGTATCGATCAATCTGGGCATTATTCTTTGCATCGAGTGTAGTGGCATTCACCGATCACTCGGAACCCATATTAGCAAGGTGCGGTCTTTGACGCTGGACATCAAGTCCTTCACCATTGATATTGTCGAGCTTCTACTGCTAATCGGGAATCGGGTATCGAACATGATTTGGGAGGCGAAGCTTGACCAGTCGCTGAAGCCAACGGCACAGGCAAGCCGAGAACAGCGACTCCGGTTCATCACATCAAAGTATGTAGATCGTTTGTTCGTCGAACCCATTTCGCCCACGCTGTCACGATACGGGACAGCAGACGAGACACTCTTGGCAGCCATTAAGAAGAATGAGATACAGCAAGTACTCTATGCGTTGGCGCTAAAGGCAAATCCCAACACAGTTGACAAAATGAGGGGCACACATGCTGTATGGCTCGCCCTGGCCGCTGCAGATCCAGCAGCTCCCTCACCGGGAACTCCACACACGGTAACCGATGCGGAAGCAAAAGCTGTGCCGTTCCCTGTGGCCGAGCTATTGGTTCAGAATGGAGCCGAGATTCCTGCAACTATGCCAGCGTTTCCCCTGGGCCGCTTCGCCCAAATCTATGTTGAGCAGAAGCGTGGCCGTACGGTCATCGAAGGGTCGATGGATGCAGTGCCCTCATTACCTAGTAACATGAGCCCAGCCGAGAGGCTTCAGCGAGAGAAAGAAGCCAGGCTACAGAAGCGAGTCAGCACAGGGGGCAGGTTGGCCAGATCTCCCATCCCTGAGAGATAG